Proteins encoded within one genomic window of Setaria italica strain Yugu1 chromosome IV, Setaria_italica_v2.0, whole genome shotgun sequence:
- the LOC101772430 gene encoding GDSL esterase/lipase At5g55050, producing the protein MQGLVVCLALSVQVLVAEAAGLRRGPPAMYVLGDSILDVGNNNYLPGADVFRANRPYYGIDFPGRIPTGRFSNGFNTADYIAKSMGLVRSPPPYLSLAPNNLSLVLAALTTGVSYASAGAGILDSTNSGKCIPLSRQLEYFNATRAKMLAAAGSPAVTALLSKSIFLVTFGSNDLFVFAAAEQASNRSEAEQQSDAATLFADLFSKYSAAITELYAMGARKFAIINLGVLGCVPAVRVLDAAESCSAGLNQLAAGFDDALRSLLAGLAPRLPGMVYSLADSFGLTQDTFADPEASGYTDIAGACCGSGRLLAEADCMPNSTLCAADRDQHVFWDRYHPSQRASLLTAQAFYDGPPKYTEPINFMQLAQST; encoded by the exons ATGCAGGGTCTTGTGGTGTGCCTTGCGCTATCCGTGCAAGTGCTAGTTGCCgaggccgccggcctccgccgcgggccgccggcGATGTACGTGCTCGGGGACTCGATCCTGGATGTCGGCAACAACAACTACCTGCCGGGGGCGGACGTTTTCAGAGCCAACAGGCCCTACTACGGCATCGACTTCCCCGGCAGGATTCCTACCGGGAGGTTCAGCAATGGCTTCAACACCGCTGACTACATCG CAAAGAGCATGGGGTTGGTGCGTAGCCCTCCTCCTTACCTCTCGCTGGCACCCAACAACTTGAGCCTTGTTCTGGCCGCTCTCACCACTGGTGTCAGCTATGCTTCCGCAGGTGCTGGCATCCTCGACTCCACG AATTCGGGCAAGTGCATCCCGTTATCCAGGCAGCTGGAGTACTTCAACGCCACCAGGGCTAAGATGCTCGCCGCGGCGGGCTCCCCGGCGGTGACCGCCCTGCTCTCCAAGTCCATCTTCCTCGTCACCTTCGGCAGCAACGACCTGTTCGTGTTCGCGGCCGCGGAGCAGGCAAGCAACAGGTCGGAGGCCGAACAGCAGAGCGACGCCGCCACGCTCTTCGCCGACCTATTCTCAAAATACTCGGCCGCCATCACG GAGCTGTACGCGATGGGCGCCAGGAAATTTGCCATCATCAACTTGGGAGTACTCGGGTGCGTGCCGGCGGTGCGGGTGCTCGACGCGGCGGAATCGTGCTCCGCCGGCCTAAACCAGCTCGCCGCAGGCTTCGACGACGCGCTCCGGTCACTGCTCGCCGGCCTCGCCCCCAGGCTGCCGGGCATGGTCTACTCCCTCGCCGACTCCTTCGGCCTCACGCAGGACACCTTCGCGGACCCGGAGGCGTCGGGGTACACCGACATCGCCGGCGCGTGCTGCGGCAGCGGGCGGCTGCTAGCCGAGGCGGACTGCATGCCCAACTCTACGCTCTGCGCCGCCGACCGCGACCAGCACGTCTTCTGGGACCGCTACCACCCTTCCCAGCGGGCGTCCCTTCTCACGGCCCAGGCATTCTACGACGGGCCGCCCAAGTACACTGAGCCCATAAATTTCATGCAGCTGGCCCAGTCCACCTAA